GAGACCGCGAGTACGTTCATTTCCGTTCACGTTTGAGAATCAGCGAAATTATACGCAAAATGATAAAAGACAGCTGGTTTAAtaaattcttaatttttccCCGGCAGGAAATCCAATTTACTACCCCCGGTTGTAAAGGTATACGCCCCGTATATCGTACGGGTCCATTGTAATTATGGGCAATGAAaagaaagggggaaaaaaaataacaaccaTTGTTTCTCTCGAATGTGCGCAAAACTGTGggaaaagaattgaaaaacggAATACGTGGAGACACCCTTTGAAGTATAGCGATGCCAAAATTTTactcgttttgtttttttacccTGTAATATTTGTACAATATTATTTACCAAAagttcacaaaatagaaaatcctcttttcttctttattcttGACGGAATATTTTCGCACAAACGTTAAATCATATCCGCATGTCggtatatttgaataaataatgcaGCGACGGAATATTTGGCGAATTAGCAGTGAAAACCAGCCTTCTCTTCATCCCTCTCGTCGTCAGCCTGGGCACTCCATCAATCACGTCACTCAACTCTGCAGTTGAATCACACCCCTATGCGTCCATTATACGtcgtaaattattatataattttgtgCTCCCGGTTTAGGATTATCCTGCGCGCGACCCTCGGGCAACAATAATCGAGTCCCGCCGCCATTTTCAACCCTTCGAAACTTTCCACCCCGTAACTTATCCTTGTACGAACCCTCGTCAAAACCGAAAACGCCCCGTAAGTCGGGACAGaaattgtctttttttttttttttcttcttcttcttttctttttttgccaCTTTCGAACCGTCCAAGTGTGAATATCGTCCCgtttttccgtttctttttcacttactcATCCCCGACATTCGATGTTTCGacacattttttcatccctaCTAATACGTTCAACATTTAACGTATATTGTTAGTATTTTCTTTGCCTTATTCTTACTGCGATTATATTTAATTCTGTTCAATTGTCAACGCGATGATAATCGGAAACGTGTCATTACACTGGTGTGAAATGAATTAGAAATCGGATTGATAAATTCTCGCGTGACAATTCTCCCTTTGTTATTTTATAACCGCGGTAAAACGTGTTTGACTATAATAGTATAAGTATACGATACTCGTGTACACACATATCAAGTTGAAATTCCATCCTATAACGATgaggtatacatataacacgTATAATCAAGTCGTTAAAAGTCCATAAATAACGATATAATCTGTTGAAAATCTGTTACACACTTTTAATTCTCGCCCttcttatttgtttattttctttctctcttatttgtcttttttgtttgtttcacgCGTTTAACGTAcaactatatttttatttgctgaatttttttttttccacttccgtctccgtctctctctctctctctctttctcttgctcgtgctcttttctttttcttttcctcacTCTCCAACCGCGAATTACCATTAATTATACATTACCAACcgtatttccaatttactaCAAATCGTCGCACGACAGGCACCGGCTTAATTTCTTGCCTCTATTAATCTAACTTCGTGTTTTACTTTCcttagtttatttttcatttctctctccACCGTATTCTTTTGCACCCTCCGTTCCtagtttcaaatttacataagAGGgtgcaatgtttttttttttttgctctttgttttttcttcctcaatTTACTCCGTTTCAAATCTCCATAAAAAACGACGCTGATTTATTATGGTTCGTAATTTTCCGTCCCATGAATATTACATCGATCCAACatagtatttatttttccacctTTCTGTTTGATCCGTTCCCTCGCAGtgtattttacaattaattgtAATCACCTGTTACGTACCACTCGCGTTTCCAAATGATGGAAAAATCAAGAAGATAAAAGAATTGTTCTCTTCGaaatcgtaagaaaaaaaaaaaaaaaaaacagaaccaTATCGCAGGTACATCTATTTTCATACCACATATCGAAACGATAGATAATTTTTGCTATTCGCACGAAATGAAAGATTTGTTCAACCAAGTATACCAACGAACCGATTGtgcttccttttcttttctggGCTGCAAATTTTTTCCGCAAGACAAGCAAAGTTTCTCGACATAAAAATTGTCATCCGCGTTGTCTCGATGCGTATATGCGTATATCGAAACTTCCCGCATCGTTGTTAACATTATCACATAatcatgataataataattatatctaGCAGGAAACAATTAAGCGACGTAGTTCCGTGCAAGGCGAGACGTCTCGAGGGAATGACATTTCCGTGTGTCTTTGTACATCCGAGTTTCCCGGAAGGGAAGTTGTGGATAAGTTTAACGATGAGAATTAATGCAACTCTCAGCAGCCGAGTCTGAGTGCACAAGACAGCAGGTGGTACATTATTATCCATTGTTTCACCTCGGCGTCAGATTCGTATTATATCACGTACCTACCTACTGTCAGCCCGTTTCGGCTACGTCCGCTGATACTTTTATACGATTGTTGTAACGAAACATAAGATGTAAGatgtgagagaaatttcatttgctacaggaactagaaaaattgagtaaaacaggtggTATCGTTTCTTTAGATTTTGGACAGtgggtttttttgtttttaatttttaaacgatacTTTAGATACGCTTggtagaaaaattctgaataaaaaaaaattataattgcgTTTTTGGTCGTGTACTTTGATgatgaggaggaaaaaaaaaaaaaaaaaattataaagccaaTCCGAGACATCGACGTAGAATCTTTATCGAGATGTCGCGGAATGAGCCACGTGCTTATGCATACACGCGTTGATACTCTGAGATATGCATTTCTCCGAGTGAAATTGAAGAGATAGGCgacgacgtcgcgacgcctcgAGTCTATTCTACGTTAATTCGCGTCTGCTGCATTCAGGCATACGGAGAAACAGCCAACACGAGGCTCGACAGAAAAGCAGGGAAACACTTTGGCACGCCGTGCAAACTCTATTAAAACCCAGTCAACCTCGGGCAAACTCCATGCACCGAATTCCCTGCGCTTGTATACCGCATTCCGTGACAAATATGCGTATAATAACATTAAACACAAAATTGTTCGACGAAATTTACTAACGTAGTGGAAAAACCGTTTCTCTTACCGATAACAATTTTACTAAGATTCAAGTTTTTCATGCGAAATTTCTCAAGATTAATTTACAAGACGATTTTTCCTCGGCTATTCAGCGGatcgtggaaaatttttcatacgtaAAATTCCGATCGACAAACTCATCCGTTACGGTACAGagaggtatgaaaaaaaaaaacaaaaaaaaaaaaaataacatcgatcccttattaattgaaatttcatcgtGTCTCATCAGTTCTTTTATACCATAAAAATTTGACCGAATCTCTTCTTAGTTTCAAActgaaatcaaacgaatacTGTTTAAACAATGATTTCTTTCGGCGattaaattttgacaaattgaaTTCGGTGGGCGGGTTTGGCACGGAATGACCCGTACATGCGCACGCGCACAAAGCTCAGATCGTATTCTCTTTGTTTACTCTCCGTATAACGTCGAGCTTCTCCGGGTACCTGAAACAGCCTTTTCACCTGCAGCATCGGAGTGTGATATCGCAGAGCTCGCGCACAATAcgctaaatttttttctttcatccccTAACGACCTCACCTACCCTTACCGACACTCGCAATTCGTATCTCGGAATTTAATTATCCCCACGTATGAGGatggaataatattttttgaacgCGTACACAATACGCAACCGTTACGGTACCAGCAAAGTTTCTTCGTTTCAATAATTCCTCttgcgtttttattttcttctgaattcttttgtcttttcttttttcattattcttcattttgttattattcttaCCTCCTTTCAATTCTCGCATTTCTCAACGGTATTGAAAGATTTTCCCCACCTGAACCTCCTTCGGAATTATACACGATACAGTTTTGTATTCTACGATATTTGAACAATTCTTGAATCGAGCGAATCGAGCTTTTGTACAGAATTCCATAAACCGCGAACCGTTTCCCGGACGGAGACGgatgattaattttcattggGCGAAAGTCTGTGGCAAGTTTTCTTGATCGGGAATAATCAGAGAAAAAGAGTTAAAAGGATTGCAATCGACGTACACGAAAATCGGTGTCAGTTTGTAATTACGATCGTTTTTATCGCCTTTTCGctttttcgaattcaaataACTAATTAGCAATCTCCTTCAAGGCACAAATCTTTGTCTCGGATCACGGATCCAACATGGCgggtgtaaaattgaataaaaaaaaaaaaaaaaactataaaaattcgaCGATCCTAGCCGAAACTTGTTAACCGGGTgttttttgggtcgctgatcaGAAATCCGAAGTGgaaatttattcgtttactcTCGTGAAAAAGTGGCCTGGTATTACTTCCTAACCTCGCAAGGCTAgggcaatgaaaattttcgacgtGACTGAATGgataaagttttcaaaataataaaattgaaaacaagaaCCACCCTATTGTataaatacattataattGGACGTTTGAAACGGCGCCGATTCGGAGGCTTTTCCGTatgttatacattattatCCATACCTACCTACGTAACATATAGCTCGAGGTTGAAATAATCGTGATAAAGTTTGCTCGTTGGATAGATTGGTTTTGGACGAGCGGAAGTGGGTTTACGACCTCGATGCAGacgattatacatatatatatatatatatacgcgagAACGAACAAACCCCACCGCACCGGAGTGAATACAGCCTATAAGCGAGAGCTGCCAGTGACGGTTTTAGCTCGGCGATAAACGGAATTGCGGGGCGAAAGTGAGTGGAAACGCACCTGCGAAAATACCCTCTACGGGCACGCGTGATACGAACGGTTATGCAGAAGCGGGGTGGGTGTTTTCAACCCTTGCCGAGTTCAAAACTACCGCCGTAACCCGGTGGCTtgacatttttattacaactgcTCGACACCCACGCGCGCGTCATTATCGCCCTGACGAATGCGgtgcgaaatttttctatttttcttttttttttttctacccccctcccccccccccccatcctCTCTATATCTCAccgttttgtttgtttatttcgcGCGACTCCGTCAATTTAAACGGGCGACATTGTTCGTCAACGGGAATATTTTAACCACcgaggaaaaatgaaattttttaaaccccGACGAGAGGGACTCGACCCTAATTTTATCGCACGCTCAAAATTATGCTACCGACGTTTTGATTGTTATTTTCACggttaaatgaaaaaattaacatccGGCGAAAATGAACGCCTCGCTCTGGCGAGGTATGAAAGTTTGatctattatttatttatttgttgtttgatttttttttttgttttttattttgaggTTTTGAAGTCGGAATTTTTGCGGATTTGGGATATTGACCCAGGCTTGTAATATTATATCCGAAGATAATCGATTTGAttcgcacatttttttttttctttttttttccatttgaaCCAGTCTTTTTGATTTCGCACTTGTTTTGCAAATTTGATACTAAATTTGGCGTGGGAAGCAAAAGTTCGAGACAATTTATCCGAAAAGTGATATATGACTTATTGACCGTACTCGCGATTATCAAATCCATGATTTTCGATGGTTAATTTCTTCgaattgatattattatataatttacaaCGATTAGCAAACCAACGTAATTCAGGTTAGCACCGAGTGCAATAATTAAATCGGCGGTCTGTCCGAAGCATCGGATGTTATAAACGGATATCAATAACCCACGAGCTTACGATGATCTGATCATCTGGACACCCGGTTTACCGAACGTCGAGAGTTTTCACTTTAGGTAGGCATGATAACTATGATTAATCGATGCAAATAGCcgattataatataaatcgTTGCAAGAAAAGGGAATAAAAGTCGGTCGGTCTTTACGACGACAAAACTTTGGCGATGATCTCGAAAACGGGcgagtgaaaaatctgtaactgaCAGAACTTGGCAGCcgtatgaaaaatgtttttaaagagaaatttgaagtaaaatgTTTCTGCAATAGGTGCGTAAGAttgagagattgaaaaaaataaatgaacaaatgtACAAACTAAATGAAACATGACCGTTTATATGAAAAAAGCAACAAGGTGgaaaagatataaatttgtttgTCGGTAAATCGTGGGAAAATCGATTTGTTTcagatccttttttttttttttacaaaccaGAGAAAGTGATTTTCAAACGAGACGAATAATTTTCTTGTATCGCGAAGAAgatggataaaaaatgtaaccGCGTTTCGAAACGATAACTCAGGTCGGAATgtcgtttacttttttttcagtataacATAAAGAAGCGGGAAGAAGTTCAGGAAATGATGCCGCAGGAAGAACCAAATCCTCTGAtgcgtaagaaaaaaacaccCGAGGAACTCGCGGCCGAGGCCGAAGCCGAGGATGAGGACGAGTTCACCAGTaagcaataaattattaacatATTATATCATTATCCTGGATGGGGGATTTGCGAAAATACCAAGAGAGAAACGTGTTTCTACGatcgaaaatatattttatattttatgctTCGCGTTGTATTtggtaaaaagaaataaaagatataaaaattttaatcaccgAAATTATCCTTCGGCTAAGAAATCAGTCAAATTTCTATTTCTGTAAATTATAGCCATTCCGCTTGAAATTTCGAGTGAAATTCGCATCCCGATTACCGAATCATTTTCCCTGACAGTGTGCAAACTCCTCACCGACACGATatcggtatataatatatacgccACATACGTATACGggagaattaattattcccGTGGAAATCCGTTTATGGGGTGCGAAATGGCAGATAATCTCCCGCATCGATTGAATGCGTCAATTATCTTGTGATCCAAGTGTAAACAGTTGGATAATTTGTTGTTGCGGCTTTGCTATTCGATCGGGAATAATGAATATATACCCAATGTACTTGAATATTGCGTATGGATgtgtaattgtgaatttatttatgtcAGCTTTACGATACtgtaatcatttttatctTCCTACGATCGAACGTATTTTGCACAAATTAAAACCGATATCTTTGTCAAAGACTTTCAGATGATATAAAATCGAGTTCGATTGTTCACGTCCGATTATAAACTGTATGgaataatttgattttctaAACTTATTGTTTATTCGCATAGTATGTAAGCATGTTTTAATCGGTATATGGGGCGTTCCACGTAAACGCGGCCAATGATTTTTCCTCaccattttcgatttttggtACAATTCTTCGATCACAATGAAAAGTactcttgaattttttcagattctttcTGACaaccgttaattttttttttttttttttttaatttataaaaaaaaaattctcaaaaatcttATTCTCCATTTTGATAATTCTGACATCGCGTCGATTCACGTCAAACAATTTCGCCtaacgcgagcatgttttacgTTTTTTGCCATGCGTGTTTTCCGTTCACAAAGTTTTCCGTTTCTACGACGATAAAGTGAATCTGCTgacgcgcatgcgcggagtacagaAAATACCAGTTTTAACTCCGCCGCGCATGCGccgtcgcgaacaaaattaaCATTACGTTACTATAACCTCAATTTCCCGCTTCGCGAAAAAACGCGTGACATACTCTTGTTATGTAAAGAACCGCGTGCAACAATATTCGTTTTCGGTTCACCTACGACTCGTATTCCGTCCTGAAAAATCTCTAGTTCACCTCCTTGTTACACGATATACGATTATCTTCTTCGATTCTGTCTCCTTCTTCTTACGTGTCGCGTTTTctgctaatttttttcccatcttGTGCAATTTTTCAGAACTGAAGAACACGATAGAGACACAAGTTAACGAGCTCAAGACCCAATTTGAAAGCAAATGCAGTCTTCAATGAGTGTACTCCCTCTTCAGCGACCGCCATGAGTGACGAGACCAGGCCGACTTTATTAAATGAGCAGTCGCCTGGATGAAACGTTgctgaaagaaagaaagaaagaaagaaagaagaaagaaaacagaataaattcaccaccaccaccaccaccaccaacatcatcatcatcatcatcattatcgtcATCACCGTCGCAAACCTGATGATCGTACATCTGATTATCAATTCTTTAATTTTCCCGTTACGGACAGAAAGAGAAacgatcgtaaaaaaaaaaaaaaaaaaagagaaacaacgACAAAAacagattgaatttttcacatatagttcaaaagaaattcaatcaattgtCATTGATTAACTGTTCTTTGGtaacgttttgaaaattaaccgcaaaagacacacacacacgcacgcacgcactcacacgataatttttgttccaactttttctttttattcatctttcgcgatttttttttttttttttttctttttattctttgtaaAACGGTGAAACGGTGAGAGATGATATAAATAATCGGGACGATCGCTGACTGcacgtgtgtataataaatacattatGTATGTGCACGATCTTAGCGTGtgtatgatatatgtatgtaatatcgTGACAGAGATGTGCGAGAAAGAAGGATTTCCACCCTGATTAATGAAAAACGTTAAGgaagaaaatagagaaatacaataaatgaat
The Neodiprion lecontei isolate iyNeoLeco1 chromosome 3, iyNeoLeco1.1, whole genome shotgun sequence DNA segment above includes these coding regions:
- the LOC107227612 gene encoding complexin isoform X2, whose translation is MDILGAVGSDGGDEDDKEKEEEAERERQEAIREAEERRKEKHRKMEEEREKMRQEIRDKYNIKKREEVQEMMPQEEPNPLMRKKKTPEELAAEAEAEDEDEFTKLKNTIETQVNELKTQFESKCSLQ
- the LOC107227612 gene encoding complexin isoform X3, which translates into the protein MEEEREKMRQEIRDKYNIKKREEVQEMMPQEEPNPLMRKKKTPEELAAEAEAEDEDEFTKLKNTIETQVNELKTQFESKCSLQ